In Calditrichota bacterium, one DNA window encodes the following:
- a CDS encoding T9SS type A sorting domain-containing protein, translating into MRNKFCALMIAGLLLVSLAHAQTKIRDIQYTTDPTGASPLSGQVVTVTGVVTAEHRGSNPNNGGISNAYFFMQDAAEPWSGIQVLYNATLVAEGDSITVTGTVSEYYGQTQIKDVTSFTRHATRQKLPPPLEVTTAQAASEAYEGCLVRVKDVTVVETNIGNYKNWKVDDGTGPILVDTRAKYFYTPVVGAPIRSLTGIVLYGSNAFSIAPRLAWDIVEGGRFTRIQRVQQVRNSDLLLAPVDTYSDTSYAVGDTVTFHGIVTMPTGLSYAGAGVKFIMSELEGGPWSAILSYHPDSTAYPSLFEGDVIEVTGYIGEYRTGPSNMTELWITSPIDIVGIGQPLPPPDYVKTGDLRLPVTAEQWGNCMVHVKNVTVTKNNPQYELFAVNDGSGSVLVDDDSDSLFTYYGAHPRPPVGAQADSIRGWVYHHYGYYTDSTTYKLEPLYLRDIKWGGAPPVISEVVRDIPAPRSSNPVSVSAKVRSNLQVTEVAIMYRVDTAYPLAKGAAGGYTRVVMANPSGDTYTGQIPAQPHGSFVSFFIEAMDNQGQKSLAPSDTAHQHYTYVVRDGMPRIADVQYTPWSIADSPFDGYTVTLTGIVTTDSSANRIFKAYAMQDAEGPWSGIFVFGLPNTLSRGDMVAVTGKVTEYNPDWHYKWDNNTVLLADSYELAGSGYVISPIDVTTGTLAATSPDVEAYEGVLVRISNATLMSVNRYDVTFDDGSGPCLVDGDFMLARDQDPNNLFYVNQSGGYLVAFGDTIRPGEKVDLIQGVFLYSFGTYKIEVRDAKDFGKKVGVDPGFVPPVYTYRLEQNFPNPFNPCTKIYFEIPSTQNVTVVVYNLLGQKVKTVLDEALPPGRHVLPWDGTDERGQQVPAGVYIYRIKAGEFIAARKMLLVR; encoded by the coding sequence CCTTGGTGGCAGAAGGGGACAGCATCACGGTCACCGGCACGGTCAGTGAGTACTACGGCCAGACGCAGATAAAGGATGTGACCAGTTTTACGCGACACGCGACGCGGCAGAAATTGCCGCCGCCCCTGGAAGTGACCACGGCACAGGCGGCCAGCGAAGCCTACGAGGGCTGCCTGGTACGCGTCAAAGACGTCACCGTCGTGGAGACCAATATCGGCAACTACAAGAACTGGAAGGTCGATGATGGGACCGGCCCGATTTTGGTTGACACGCGGGCCAAGTATTTCTACACGCCCGTGGTAGGCGCGCCGATTCGCTCTTTGACCGGCATCGTCCTCTATGGCTCGAATGCGTTCAGCATTGCGCCGCGCTTGGCGTGGGACATAGTCGAGGGCGGCAGGTTCACGCGGATCCAGCGGGTGCAACAGGTGCGCAACTCTGATCTGCTCCTCGCGCCGGTTGACACCTACTCCGATACCTCCTATGCCGTAGGCGATACGGTCACGTTCCACGGCATCGTGACCATGCCCACCGGTCTCAGCTACGCGGGAGCCGGGGTAAAGTTCATCATGAGCGAGTTAGAGGGTGGACCATGGAGTGCCATCCTCTCGTACCACCCAGATTCCACCGCCTACCCGAGCCTATTCGAAGGCGACGTCATCGAAGTGACCGGCTACATTGGTGAGTATCGCACCGGGCCAAGCAACATGACCGAGCTGTGGATCACCAGTCCCATTGACATCGTCGGCATCGGCCAGCCGCTGCCTCCGCCTGATTACGTCAAGACCGGCGACTTGCGCCTGCCGGTCACCGCGGAGCAGTGGGGGAATTGCATGGTGCACGTCAAGAATGTGACGGTCACCAAGAACAATCCCCAGTACGAGCTGTTCGCGGTGAACGATGGCTCCGGCTCGGTCTTGGTGGATGATGACTCCGACAGTCTCTTCACTTACTACGGTGCTCATCCGCGGCCGCCGGTGGGGGCCCAGGCGGACTCGATACGCGGCTGGGTGTACCATCATTACGGCTACTACACCGACAGCACGACCTACAAGTTGGAGCCGCTCTACCTGCGCGACATCAAGTGGGGTGGGGCGCCACCGGTCATCAGTGAGGTCGTCCGCGACATCCCCGCGCCGCGCTCATCCAACCCGGTCTCGGTGTCGGCCAAGGTGAGGAGCAACTTGCAGGTGACCGAAGTGGCCATCATGTACCGCGTGGACACGGCCTACCCATTGGCCAAGGGGGCGGCAGGAGGTTACACCAGGGTGGTGATGGCCAACCCCAGCGGTGACACCTACACGGGGCAGATTCCTGCCCAACCGCACGGCAGTTTCGTCAGCTTCTTCATCGAAGCCATGGACAACCAGGGACAGAAGAGCCTGGCGCCATCAGACACCGCCCACCAGCACTACACCTACGTGGTGCGCGATGGCATGCCGCGTATCGCTGACGTGCAGTATACGCCATGGTCTATCGCCGACTCGCCCTTCGACGGCTATACGGTGACGCTGACCGGTATCGTAACGACAGATAGCTCCGCCAACCGCATCTTCAAGGCCTACGCCATGCAGGATGCTGAGGGACCGTGGAGCGGCATCTTCGTCTTCGGGCTCCCCAATACCCTCAGCCGCGGCGATATGGTGGCAGTGACGGGCAAAGTGACCGAGTATAACCCCGACTGGCACTACAAGTGGGACAACAACACCGTGCTCCTGGCAGACTCCTATGAGCTGGCTGGCTCTGGGTACGTCATTTCGCCCATCGACGTGACCACGGGGACGCTGGCAGCCACCAGCCCGGACGTCGAGGCCTACGAAGGGGTGTTGGTGCGTATCAGCAATGCGACGCTAATGAGCGTCAACCGCTACGACGTGACCTTCGACGACGGCAGCGGCCCCTGCCTTGTGGACGGCGACTTTATGCTGGCTCGCGACCAGGACCCGAACAACCTCTTCTACGTCAACCAGAGCGGTGGGTATCTGGTGGCCTTTGGCGATACCATCCGACCTGGAGAGAAGGTGGATCTGATCCAGGGTGTGTTCCTGTACAGCTTCGGCACCTACAAGATCGAAGTGCGCGACGCGAAAGACTTTGGCAAGAAAGTGGGCGTCGATCCGGGTTTTGTGCCGCCGGTGTACACCTATCGCCTGGAGCAGAACTTCCCGAATCCGTTTAACCCTTGCACCAAGATCTATTTCGAGATTCCGTCGACCCAGAATGTGACCGTTGTAGTCTACAACCTCCTCGGCCAGAAGGTGAAGACGGTGTTGGACGAAGCACTGCCGCCGGGCCGTCACGTGCTGCCGTGGGACGGAACCGACGAGCGCGGCCAGCAAGTGCCTGCCGGCGTCTACATCTACCGGATCAAGGCTGGCGAGTTCATCGCCGCAAGGAAGATGCTGTTGGTGCGTTAG